The following proteins are encoded in a genomic region of Methanobrevibacter gottschalkii DSM 11977:
- a CDS encoding FprA family A-type flavoprotein, producing MKAKAFKIADGVYWVGVIHWNSRTFHGYGIPGTTYNAYLVFGEEKNVLIDNVYRGLFDQFDARVKDAFEQEGKEFKIDVFVQNHSEMDHSTFLRDTIAKYNPDAEIYASQNCINFLEAQYHNFSDLELNAVNTGDELDIGGRTLKFISAPMLHWPDSMFTFLAEDGILFSNDAFGQHLCHSKRFDRDYPLEYVLGEAQKYYANLVTLGSPMFRMKLQELTDNGILDEIKMIAPCHGQIWTNPAPIVEKYSEWASGVCKDKITVIYDTMHHSTEKLAFQIAEGIMSEGVEVKMYFMQEDGPDDVITDILDSKAIAIGAPTMMNKPFPRIGNMMYWLDCVNFKGTGSEKNALIFSSKGWGGGAVDKLQKDLESAGFNVTDTMDILFVPDEDMLAEAFEKGAELARSIKE from the coding sequence ATGAAAGCAAAAGCATTTAAAATAGCTGACGGTGTTTACTGGGTTGGTGTAATCCATTGGAATAGTAGAACTTTCCATGGTTATGGAATTCCCGGTACCACTTACAATGCATATTTGGTATTTGGTGAGGAAAAAAATGTATTGATTGATAATGTTTACAGGGGATTATTCGATCAGTTTGATGCAAGAGTAAAAGACGCATTCGAACAAGAAGGAAAAGAATTCAAAATCGATGTATTCGTTCAAAATCATTCAGAAATGGATCATTCAACATTTTTAAGAGATACAATCGCTAAATATAATCCAGATGCGGAAATTTATGCATCACAAAATTGTATTAACTTCTTGGAAGCTCAATATCATAACTTCTCTGATTTAGAACTCAATGCTGTAAATACTGGTGACGAGTTAGATATTGGTGGTAGAACTCTAAAATTCATATCTGCACCAATGCTTCACTGGCCTGACAGTATGTTTACTTTTTTAGCTGAAGATGGAATATTATTCTCAAATGATGCATTCGGCCAGCATTTATGTCATTCAAAAAGATTTGACAGGGATTATCCGTTGGAATATGTTTTAGGGGAAGCACAAAAATACTATGCTAATCTTGTAACTTTAGGCTCTCCAATGTTCAGAATGAAATTGCAAGAGTTAACTGACAATGGTATTTTAGATGAAATTAAAATGATTGCTCCATGCCATGGTCAGATCTGGACTAATCCGGCACCGATTGTGGAAAAATACTCTGAATGGGCATCCGGTGTATGTAAAGATAAGATTACTGTTATATATGATACCATGCATCACTCAACTGAGAAATTAGCATTCCAAATTGCTGAAGGTATTATGAGTGAAGGTGTCGAAGTCAAAATGTACTTTATGCAAGAAGATGGTCCTGATGATGTAATTACAGACATTTTAGACTCTAAAGCTATTGCAATCGGCGCTCCTACAATGATGAACAAACCATTCCCGAGAATCGGAAACATGATGTACTGGTTAGATTGTGTTAACTTCAAAGGAACTGGTAGTGAAAAAAATGCATTGATCTTCTCATCTAAAGGATGGGGTGGAGGAGCTGTAGATAAACTTCAAAAAGATTTGGAAAGTGCAGGATTTAATGTAACTGACACAATGGATATTTTATTTGTACCTGATGAAGATATGCTTGCTGAAGCATTCGAAAAAGGTGCAGAACTTGCTCGCTCTATTAAAGAATAA
- a CDS encoding flavodoxin, whose protein sequence is MSDLIIYFSRDGENYFSGEIKSIEKGNTEVIAEYIQEFTGADIFKVIPKKDYPSDYMKCIDIAKKELKANARPEIKEELSDISDYDIIYIGFPNWWGTLPMPMWTQLEKLDFTGKVIKPFVTHEGSRFGKSGKDLKRLCKDAIIKKGLSISGSDVYDLADIVKIWLEE, encoded by the coding sequence ATGTCCGATTTAATTATTTATTTTTCAAGAGATGGTGAAAATTACTTCAGTGGAGAAATTAAAAGCATTGAAAAAGGAAACACCGAAGTAATTGCCGAGTATATTCAAGAGTTTACTGGTGCTGATATATTTAAAGTAATTCCAAAAAAGGATTATCCTAGCGATTACATGAAATGCATTGACATTGCTAAAAAGGAATTGAAAGCAAATGCAAGACCTGAAATTAAAGAAGAATTGAGTGACATTTCAGATTATGATATTATATACATTGGATTTCCGAACTGGTGGGGAACGCTTCCAATGCCTATGTGGACCCAGTTAGAAAAGCTAGATTTTACAGGAAAAGTCATAAAACCATTTGTTACCCATGAAGGATCAAGATTCGGTAAAAGCGGTAAGGATTTGAAGAGACTATGCAAAGATGCCATAATCAAAAAAGGTTTATCAATAAGCGGCAGTGATGTTTATGATTTAGCAGATATTGTAAAAATCTGGCTAGAGGAATAA
- a CDS encoding right-handed parallel beta-helix repeat-containing protein, producing MKIKSIYKILIFSIVLLISLSAVAAEESMDNTTSNDDVLTSDSHDDVLTLNSNDDILTSSEKTWYVGKNTTVGGSGTQEDPFNNIELALNHSSSNDTIYINPGVYDGPHNTNLKIDIDNLTIKAKPNSVLLNANINNTRVFEVTGNDVSISGLNFSNVYMEYGGVIKWDGNGGSLTDSTIKNSKSRVGSIRWEGNNAIINNITILNSTSENGILVISGTSSNITNSTIRDTKGYYGAVMFGGKFNIIDNCTFINNTAWMNGGGVYDWGANNTVSNSLFIANNGTRGGAILTYENQPNRMNIINNTFINNIGGQAGAIVVRRAGANIDNCTFINNSAGSAGAVLILSEANITNSIFENNSASTVGGAVYITGDGSTIDNSIFINNTANNDGGAIYWSGENGTVTNTIFINNTVNNGTGEAIGYINNVTLNNVTLVNNNIEQVIVNESTPTFEYVFKLTEGYSNVKLTDNYTAFCTEKTKWSSSPRTPLIPHNDLSILKNHITGESVAEYLKILIYKYLKDPDRIRNLQQKIWIFTDDNYIDSTDSIIKEVISDYNSGFRIPNQGFSEIINDTTVLRIDFKSYNITKQIQNMIGFKSSIENITYNMSVVKNTLTPAVILGNQTTFEIKVTNTGSYYLTNVSVIEDGYDGLIYNSFSDPSGKWIFSRNSDGKPMWTYNGTLYVGISYSFNVTFNTTKTGNFTNFVVVTSNETDNKTTNNTTKVYKPDMTVEKLSLNRTVYVGNQTVFTIVVRNTGDCDLGDVFVVEKAPEGLVYNSFKGTDWSYNNGKFTYGKVLKVNESVSFEIVFDAVSPGNWTNVVVAGSNETDNKTGNNTTKVYKPDMTVEKLSLNRTVYVGNQTVFTIVVRNTGDCDLGEVFVVEKAPEGLVYNSFKGTDWSYDGNKFMYGKTLKVGESASFDIVFDTISPGNWTNVVVAGSNVTDNKTGNNTTKVYKPDMTVEKLSLNRTVYVGNQTVFTIVVRNTGDCDLGEVFIVEKAPEGLVYNSFKGTDWSYDGNKFTYAKVLKVNESVSFEIVFDAVSPGNWTNVVVAGSNETDNKTGNNTTKVYKPDMTVEKLSLNRTVYVGNQTVFTIVVRNTGDCDLGEVFIVEKAPEGLVYNSFKGTDWSYDGNKFTYAKVLKVNESVSFEIVFDAVSPGNWTNVVVAGSNLTGNKTGNNTTKVYNPGLKVEKITLDPVVSVGEITSFEIVVRNTGDCKLGDVFVHEDSYEGLRFHSFRGDMWKQKGDTFYYQGVLNPGESVSFVILFTTLKPGNFTNIVTAGSNVTNNTTTENKTKVIENHTNNNTNGTNKTVNNETKEVNVHKVDTSRATGNPLLALLMVLLMISVTSVRKFKK from the coding sequence ATGAAGATTAAAAGTATATATAAAATATTGATATTTTCAATAGTTTTACTTATTTCATTGTCTGCAGTTGCAGCCGAAGAGAGTATGGATAATACCACATCAAATGATGATGTTCTAACTTCAGATTCACATGATGATGTTTTAACTCTGAATTCAAATGATGATATTTTGACTTCTAGTGAAAAAACATGGTATGTTGGAAAAAATACGACTGTTGGAGGTAGCGGAACACAAGAAGACCCATTTAATAATATTGAATTGGCTTTAAATCATTCATCAAGTAATGATACAATATATATTAATCCGGGTGTTTATGATGGTCCGCATAATACTAATTTAAAAATTGATATTGATAATCTAACTATTAAAGCAAAACCAAATTCCGTATTATTAAATGCAAATATTAATAATACAAGAGTTTTTGAGGTTACTGGTAATGATGTTTCAATTTCAGGTTTAAACTTCTCCAATGTGTATATGGAATATGGTGGTGTTATTAAATGGGATGGTAATGGAGGATCATTAACTGATTCCACTATTAAAAATTCCAAGTCCCGTGTTGGTTCTATTCGTTGGGAAGGCAATAATGCAATAATTAATAACATAACTATTCTCAATTCTACTTCCGAAAATGGTATACTTGTCATATCAGGTACTTCTTCCAATATAACAAATTCCACTATTAGAGATACTAAAGGTTATTATGGTGCAGTTATGTTTGGTGGTAAATTCAATATAATTGATAACTGTACTTTTATAAACAACACTGCATGGATGAATGGTGGTGGAGTTTATGATTGGGGTGCAAATAACACTGTAAGTAATTCTTTATTTATAGCTAACAATGGAACTCGTGGTGGAGCAATTCTGACTTATGAAAATCAGCCAAATAGGATGAACATAATCAACAATACTTTTATTAACAATATTGGTGGACAAGCAGGTGCAATTGTAGTAAGAAGAGCAGGTGCAAACATTGATAACTGTACTTTTATCAATAATTCAGCCGGATCTGCTGGAGCTGTTTTAATATTGTCTGAAGCAAATATCACCAATTCCATTTTTGAGAATAACAGTGCTTCAACTGTTGGTGGTGCTGTATATATTACAGGTGATGGTTCCACTATTGATAATTCAATATTTATTAACAATACTGCAAATAACGATGGTGGTGCAATTTACTGGAGTGGTGAAAACGGTACTGTTACCAATACAATTTTCATTAATAACACAGTAAATAATGGGACTGGTGAAGCAATTGGTTATATTAATAATGTTACTTTAAATAATGTTACTTTGGTAAATAATAATATTGAACAAGTAATTGTTAACGAATCAACACCAACATTTGAATATGTGTTTAAACTTACTGAAGGATACAGTAATGTTAAATTAACTGATAATTATACTGCATTTTGTACTGAAAAGACTAAATGGTCCTCAAGTCCTAGAACTCCATTAATACCTCATAATGATTTATCCATATTAAAAAATCATATAACTGGTGAATCAGTAGCGGAGTATTTGAAAATACTGATATACAAATATCTGAAAGATCCAGACAGAATAAGAAATTTACAACAAAAAATCTGGATATTCACTGATGACAATTATATTGATAGTACTGATTCTATAATCAAAGAGGTTATTTCTGATTATAATTCTGGTTTCCGTATTCCTAATCAGGGATTTTCTGAAATTATAAATGATACAACCGTACTTAGAATTGATTTTAAATCATATAATATTACTAAACAAATCCAAAACATGATAGGATTTAAAAGTAGTATTGAAAATATTACTTATAATATGAGTGTTGTTAAAAATACATTAACTCCAGCTGTTATTTTAGGTAATCAAACAACTTTTGAAATCAAAGTTACTAATACTGGTAGTTACTATTTGACTAATGTTAGTGTTATTGAAGATGGCTATGATGGTTTAATCTACAACAGTTTTTCAGATCCTAGCGGAAAATGGATATTTTCAAGAAATAGTGATGGAAAACCAATGTGGACATATAATGGTACTCTTTATGTTGGTATTTCATATAGTTTTAATGTAACATTCAATACTACAAAAACTGGTAATTTCACTAATTTTGTAGTTGTCACATCTAATGAAACTGACAATAAAACCACTAACAATACTACTAAGGTTTATAAGCCGGATATGACTGTTGAGAAGCTTTCTTTGAATAGGACTGTTTATGTTGGTAATCAGACTGTCTTTACTATTGTTGTCCGTAATACTGGTGATTGTGATTTAGGTGATGTCTTTGTTGTTGAAAAAGCTCCAGAAGGACTTGTTTACAACTCATTTAAAGGCACCGACTGGTCATACAACAATGGCAAATTTACTTATGGTAAAGTTTTAAAAGTCAATGAGTCTGTTAGTTTTGAGATTGTATTCGATGCTGTTAGTCCTGGTAATTGGACTAATGTTGTTGTTGCAGGTTCCAATGAAACTGATAACAAAACAGGTAATAATACTACTAAAGTTTATAAGCCGGACATGACTGTTGAGAAGCTTTCTTTGAATAGGACTGTTTATGTTGGTAATCAGACTGTCTTTACTATTGTTGTTCGCAATACTGGTGATTGTGATTTAGGTGAGGTTTTCGTTGTTGAAAAAGCTCCGGAAGGACTTGTTTACAACTCATTTAAAGGCACAGACTGGTCATATGATGGCAATAAATTCATGTATGGTAAAACCTTAAAGGTTGGTGAGTCTGCTAGCTTTGATATAGTATTTGATACAATTAGTCCTGGTAATTGGACTAATGTTGTTGTTGCAGGTTCCAATGTAACCGATAACAAAACAGGTAATAATACTACTAAAGTTTATAAGCCGGATATGACTGTTGAGAAGCTTTCTTTGAATAGGACTGTTTATGTTGGTAATCAGACTGTCTTTACTATTGTTGTCCGTAATACTGGTGATTGTGATTTAGGTGAGGTTTTCATTGTTGAAAAAGCTCCAGAAGGACTTGTTTACAACTCATTTAAAGGCACAGACTGGTCATATGATGGCAATAAATTCACATATGCTAAGGTTTTAAAAGTCAATGAGTCTGTTAGTTTTGAGATTGTATTCGATGCTGTTAGTCCTGGTAATTGGACTAATGTTGTTGTTGCAGGTTCCAATGAAACTGATAACAAAACAGGTAATAATACTACTAAAGTTTATAAGCCGGATATGACTGTTGAGAAGCTTTCTTTGAATAGGACTGTTTATGTTGGTAATCAGACTGTCTTTACTATTGTTGTTCGCAATACTGGTGATTGTGATTTAGGTGAGGTTTTCATTGTTGAAAAAGCTCCAGAAGGACTTGTTTACAACTCATTTAAAGGCACAGACTGGTCATATGATGGCAATAAATTCACATATGCTAAGGTTTTAAAAGTCAATGAGTCTGTTAGTTTTGAGATTGTATTCGATGCTGTTAGTCCTGGTAATTGGACTAATGTTGTTGTTGCAGGTTCAAATTTAACAGGTAATAAGACTGGTAATAATACTACTAAGGTTTATAATCCTGGTTTGAAGGTTGAAAAAATCACTTTGGATCCTGTTGTGTCTGTTGGTGAGATTACATCTTTTGAGATTGTTGTCCGTAATACTGGTGATTGTAAACTTGGTGATGTTTTTGTTCATGAAGATAGTTATGAAGGTTTAAGGTTCCATAGTTTCAGGGGTGATATGTGGAAACAGAAAGGTGATACTTTCTATTATCAGGGTGTTTTAAATCCTGGTGAGTCAGTGTCATTTGTAATTTTATTTACTACTTTAAAACCTGGAAATTTCACTAATATTGTTACTGCTGGTTCCAATGTTACTAACAATACTACTACTGAAAACAAAACCAAAGTAATAGAAAATCACACTAACAACAATACTAATGGTACTAATAAAACAGTTAATAATGAAACCAAAGAGGTTAATGTTCATAAGGTTGATACTTCAAGAGCAACTGGTAATCCGTTACTCGCATTACTCATGGTTCTTTTAATGATTAGTGTGACTTCTGTTAGAAAATTCAAAAAATAA